From Caldilineales bacterium:
TTCTGCATGTTGCGGGCGCCGATCTGGAGGATGTCGGCGTAGCGACAGACCAGCGGCACTTCGTCCGGGCTGAGGACTTCGGTGATGATGGGCAGACCGGTGGCCGCGCGCGCTTCGGCCAGCAGTTCCAGCCCCTCTTCGCCCAGGCCCTGGAAGGAATAGGGCGAGGAGCGGGGTTTGTAGGCGCCCCCGCGCAGGATGTGCGCCCCGGCTGCTTTCACGGCCTGGGCCGCTTCCAGGATCTGGCTGCGCGACTCGACCGAACACGGCCCGGCCATGATCACCAGGCCCGGCCCGCCGATCTTCACCCCGCCCACGTCGATGACCGTGTCGGCGGGTTTGAAGTCGCGGCTGGCGACTTTGTAGGGCTTGGTGATGCGCACGGTGTTCTCGACGCCGGCCATGACCTCGAAACTGGTGCGGTCCAGCCCGGCGGTGTTGCCCAAGACGCCGACGATGGTGCGTTCTTCGCCCTGGGAGAGGTGGACGTCCAGGCCGAGGCTGCGGACGCGCTCGATGACTCGGTCCAGGTCTGCCGCGGCCGCCGCCGGGCTCATGATGATGATCACAGTGCTTTATCCTGTCAGAGGGATGGATTGGGTACGTGGATGAACGCGGAGGGACGCGGATTTCTTTTGGGATTAGAGATTGGGTGCGGGTGGGGGGGTGGGGACGCGGATTTCTTTTGGGGGGTAGAGATCGGGTGGTGGGTGGGCAGGAGAGGCGGATTCCTGCGGGGTGAAGTGCGGCTACGGATGGGTCCAGGAGAGCGAACCCTTGTTGATATTGCTATAGGCGCGGCGGACGCGCTCCGGCTTAGGGCCGAAGTTGAGAAGTTGTCCCACTTCATAGGTGGTCGCCTTGAGGTAGTTCAACAGTTGCGCCTCGTGCTCGTCATCGAGGGCCTTGGCCGCTTTCAACTCCACGACGACGAGATTGCTCACCAGCAGATCGGCCTTGAAGAAGCCAACCGCCTCGCCTTCGTAATAGACGGTGATCTCCTTCTGCTGCTCTACCTTCAAGCCCAGCTTGCGCAGCGCGATCACCATCGCGTTCTCATAAACGTGTTCTGAAAACCCATAACCCAGGGCATTGTACACATGGTAGAACGCTTTCAGAACCAGCCCCGTGGTTTCTTCGTGCAAAAGCAGTACTTTTTCCTCTGGCATCTTGGCCTCCAAGAAAAGAAAGAGCGAGTGAAAGGGTCAAAGACAATCCGCGTTTCTCCGCCTCGATCCGCGTTCCTCCGCGTCAATCAGCGTACCAAAAAAAGAGAAACCCGGTCAATCCATGTCCCGTCAACAGGGCAAACCAAGAAAAAAAATCCGCGTTCCTCCGCGTCAATCAGCGTACCAAAAAAATCCGCGTTTCTCCGCGTCTCTCCGCGTACCAAAAAAGAGAAACTCAGTCAATCCATACGCCATCAACAGGGCAAACCAAGAAAAAAAATCCGCGTCTCTCCGCGCCAATCCGCGTAGCAACAAAACTCATTTCAGCGTGCGATCGACAGCTTCGGCGACGCGCTTGATCTGGCGCACGAGTTCGGCGAAGCGTTCGGGTTTGAGCGATTGGGCGCCGTCGGAGATGGCTTCGGCGGGGTTCGGATGCACCTCGATAATCAGCCCATCCGCGCCAGCCGCCACCGCCGCCAACGACATCGCGGGCACGATGTCCCAGCGTCCGGTGCCGTGGCTGGGGTCAGCGATCACCGGCAGGTGGCTGAGCTGTTTGAGCACAGGGATGGCGTTGAGGTCGAAGGTGTTGCGGGTGTATTTCTCGAAGGTGCGGATGCCGCGCTCGCACAACATGACCCGGTAATTGCCGCCAGCCAGGATGTACTCGGCCGACATCAGCAACTCCTCCATGCTGCTCATCATCCCCCGCTTGAGCAAGACCGGGCGCTGCACCCGGCCGACGGCGTGCAAAAGGCCATAATTCTGGATATTGCGGGCGCCGATCTGCAACACGTCGGCATATTCGGTCACCATCGGCACGGCGTCCGGCGTCATCACCTCGGTGACGATTAGCAGACCATAGCGTTCGCGCGCCTCGGCCAGGATCTCCAACCCCTTCAGGCCCAGACCCTGGAAAGAATAGGGCGAGGTGCGCGGCTTGAACGCCCCTCCGCGCAAGATCTGCGCCCCCGCCTCTTTCACTGCTTGCGCCGTTTCTAGCAACTGCTCGCGGCTTTCCACCGAACACGGCCCGGCCATGACCACCAACTCGCGGCCGCCGATGCTGACGCCGTTGAGCCGGATCACGGTGTCGTCGGGGTGCGACTCGCGGCTGGCCAGCTTATAGGGCGCGCTGATACGGGTGATCTGCTCCACGCCCGGCATGATCAAAAAGGCTTCGCGGTCGACATAGCGCGTCTCGCCCACCACGGCCACCACGGTGCGCTCGACGCCGTAGATGGGGTGGGGCGTGGCGCCGAATTCCTGCACGCGGGCGATCACCGCCCCGATCTCGGCAGCGGTGGAATTGGGTTTCATAACGATGACCATGGTTGGGTGCCTTGGAGATGGGGAGAGTGGGAGATTGGAGAGTAGAGATTGGTGATTGGTTATTGGAGATTGGTTATTGGTTATTCGCAACCAATCTCCAATAACCAATCTCCAATAACTAAATCTGCAAGAGTGCGCTTTGGGCTACGCTGTTGTGATCAGGCAGGGCCGCGGCGGGGTAGGAGCCGAGTAGTTTGATGAAGGCAGCGCGGGCCAGCAGCCCCACCAGGGCCGCCCGGCATGGCTCGTCCTGCCAGTGGCCCTCGAAATCGAGATAGAAGACGTAGTGCCAGGGCCGGTTGCGCCGCGGCCGGCTTTCCAGCTTGGTGAGATTGATCCCGCGCGAGGCGAATTCGTTCAGACAGGCCACCAGCGCGCCGGGCGAATGGGCGGTGGCGAAGACGAGCGAGGTCTTGGCCCGCTCGGCCGGGGGCGGGTCGCCGCGACCAACGATGAAAAAGCGGGTGTAGTTGAAGGCCAGGTCTTCGATGCCGGCCGCCAGCACCTCGAGACCGTAGATTTCGGCGGCCAGGCTGCTGGCGATGACAGCCACACCAGGCGCCGGGGTCGCGGCCAGCTCTTTGGCGCTGCCGGCGGTATCGTACCAGGGCACAGCCTGCCAGCCGTGACGGTTCAGAAAACGCTCGCATTGGGCCAGGGCCTGGGGATGCGAGCGCACGGTGGTGATCTGGTCGAGGCTGACGCCGGGCAGCGCCAGCAGGTTGTGTCGCACCCGCAGCAACACCTCGCCCCACACTTTCAGGTCATGATCCAACAAGAGATCATAGGCCTTGTTGATCGACCCCGCCACCGAGTTTTCCACCGGCAGAGCGCCGTAGGCCGCCCGGCCATCCTCCACCGCGGCGAAGATCTCCTCGAAGGCATGGCAAGGCAGCGTGATCGCCTCAGCGCCGAAATGCTGGCGGATCGCCTCCTCGCTGAAGGCCCCGTGCTCGCCCTGGAAGGCCACCACCTGCGCGGCGCTCATCGCTTGCCTCCGCCGCCTTGCTGCCAGGCCAGCAGTTGATCATCGATCCATCGCTCCAGTTCGCCTTCATCCAGGGGGGGGAGTTCCGCCTTGTCGGGCCGCAGGCGGGTGGCTTCGCCCAGGTAGACGTGCCGGATCTCGGCCGGTTTTTTGGTCGTGTTCCAGTGCACCAGGATGCGGATGCAGTGCGGCAAGCCGTTGGGCACATCCATCTCGTGCCCGCAGAGCAGAGCGGCATCCAGCCAACCCAGCTGCCGGGCGGCCAGGGCGGGATACTCGGCATCGATGTCGCGCGTGGTGGTGAAGATGGCGCTGGCCACATCCTCGGCCTCGATGCCGTTGAGCCGGATGATCAGCGCCAAAAGGCGACGCGTCTCGCGCAAGATGGCCTCGCGCGAGTTAGTTTCGACGGTGGTGGCGCCGCGCACGCCTCGACAGACCATCACGGGTTGCTCCTTAGGAGGGTGGGTCATCGCCCAGACGGGGGCGGCGACCGGGGGTGAGTACCACAGACCGGCTTGTAACATCGTTCGTGCTCCTTGCTGATGGTGGGAGCTTTCACCCACGCTTGCCGCCGTCATCCCCACCGGCCTTGCCTGATCTCAGGCAACAAAAAGAGCGTGGGCGGTATCGCTCCACGCTCGGGGATGGTGTTCAGGGTGGGTGTTATGCCTTCGTGCCCTGCCCGGCGGGGAGCGATCTGCCAAAATAGCCAAAATAAAAATAGTACCAGGCAAAGGCAAACTCGCGCCGGGCCTCTGTCACGCGCAGGTTGCTCCACGCCACCGCGGGGTGGGCCGGAGGAAGAACGGCGGTCGGGAGCAGGGTCGTAGTCATGGCAGGGCCAAAAGAGCGGGGGTGAGGATAGCATAGGGCCGGGGGGCTGTCAAATAAACAAAAAGCGCCGGGATGAATTCCCGGCGCCATTGCTGGTGCCCCCGGTCCGACTTGAACGGACACGCCCTAAGGGCATAGGCCCTCAACCTACCG
This genomic window contains:
- the pheA gene encoding prephenate dehydratase is translated as MSAAQVVAFQGEHGAFSEEAIRQHFGAEAITLPCHAFEEIFAAVEDGRAAYGALPVENSVAGSINKAYDLLLDHDLKVWGEVLLRVRHNLLALPGVSLDQITTVRSHPQALAQCERFLNRHGWQAVPWYDTAGSAKELAATPAPGVAVIASSLAAEIYGLEVLAAGIEDLAFNYTRFFIVGRGDPPPAERAKTSLVFATAHSPGALVACLNEFASRGINLTKLESRPRRNRPWHYVFYLDFEGHWQDEPCRAALVGLLARAAFIKLLGSYPAAALPDHNSVAQSALLQI
- the aroF gene encoding 3-deoxy-7-phosphoheptulonate synthase; this translates as MSPAAAAADLDRVIERVRSLGLDVHLSQGEERTIVGVLGNTAGLDRTSFEVMAGVENTVRITKPYKVASRDFKPADTVIDVGGVKIGGPGLVIMAGPCSVESRSQILEAAQAVKAAGAHILRGGAYKPRSSPYSFQGLGEEGLELLAEARAATGLPIITEVLSPDEVPLVCRYADILQIGARNMQNYRLLQAVGNVQTPVFLKRGLSSTIQELLMSAEYILANGNYNVILCERGIRTFETYTRNTFDINAIPVLKQLSHLPVIGDPSHGTGKWDLIAPIARAALAAGADGLMIEVHPNPDLAWSDGAQSLNPARFGALMSDLRGLTAFLGRTL
- the aroF gene encoding 3-deoxy-7-phosphoheptulonate synthase → MVIVMKPNSTAAEIGAVIARVQEFGATPHPIYGVERTVVAVVGETRYVDREAFLIMPGVEQITRISAPYKLASRESHPDDTVIRLNGVSIGGRELVVMAGPCSVESREQLLETAQAVKEAGAQILRGGAFKPRTSPYSFQGLGLKGLEILAEARERYGLLIVTEVMTPDAVPMVTEYADVLQIGARNIQNYGLLHAVGRVQRPVLLKRGMMSSMEELLMSAEYILAGGNYRVMLCERGIRTFEKYTRNTFDLNAIPVLKQLSHLPVIADPSHGTGRWDIVPAMSLAAVAAGADGLIIEVHPNPAEAISDGAQSLKPERFAELVRQIKRVAEAVDRTLK
- a CDS encoding GxxExxY protein, with product MPEEKVLLLHEETTGLVLKAFYHVYNALGYGFSEHVYENAMVIALRKLGLKVEQQKEITVYYEGEAVGFFKADLLVSNLVVVELKAAKALDDEHEAQLLNYLKATTYEVGQLLNFGPKPERVRRAYSNINKGSLSWTHP
- the aroH gene encoding chorismate mutase, which encodes MVCRGVRGATTVETNSREAILRETRRLLALIIRLNGIEAEDVASAIFTTTRDIDAEYPALAARQLGWLDAALLCGHEMDVPNGLPHCIRILVHWNTTKKPAEIRHVYLGEATRLRPDKAELPPLDEGELERWIDDQLLAWQQGGGGKR